CACGGCAATCCAAAATGCGTGCGAACATCGCGTGCCGTGCCATCACATATGTATCCCACACAAGCGACCGCACTTGCGGTGCATGATAATAAAGTAAGTCTCTCTTAATTCTGACTAAGTCCATCTCGGCTCCCTCACTCTTTCCCGTATCTCTTTTTGTTTCTTATCTCTTTTTCTCGTGTAGCTTTTATCTTTGACTCTCCTGTCTTTGACTCTCACCTCTCCTCTCGTTGACTCTTTTCTCTTCTATCTTCTATTTGTCTCTCGTTCGCTTGCATTGTATGCTGTCGAACTTATTAGTTTTATatcaaagtattaaaataataatttaatttcacgtATTCTAGTCATATAAACACAacaaagtcatatttattttcaagttttgtAAATCTTAAAACCTTTTTCAAGAATCTCCTTGCTGTTGGTTTCCAAGACGGCTCAGTTACGTTATACCGCGGTGATATCACAAGGCAACGCAGTGGGAAGATGAAGACATTACCGGATACTGGATCTAGTCCCATAACTGGTCTCGCATTCaagtaaaaactatttatatattatcagaatctataatatatatatatatttttttgacattataattgacgtaccaagcTTATGACCCaattgatggtaagtgaaaaaccatcatttataaacaaagcaaaGCTTCTCTGGGCACGGAACACATCCTACAGattgccaccctgtgtccatctatctgagacgtaggtgttaagattcttaagcctgtaattataccggcaaccaagcTCTACAAGCGGGATCATAGCATcgctgcttgacggcagaaagAAGCATGGCGATAATCTTTCCCCGGAATATCTGTCACAAACATCTCTAATCAaattgtgaaatttaaaaatctctTAATCATTCATTAACATTGGACGGAGTTTTGGTCTAGCGTAGTCACTAGACTAGACCAAAAGTGAAGACGACGTCCTAACCTCTTGgccccagtggttaggacttcgtcttcacttttgAGGTGGCCAAATTCGAACCCCGACACACTCCTTtaactttgctaagttatgtgcgtttgaagcatTAAACATAACTTTAACGGAGAAGGAAATCATTGTGAGGAGaactgcctgagagttctccctaatgttctcaaagcgaTTTGAAGTCCACACATCCGCACCGCAGCCTACGGTCTAAACCGTTTTAATTCTGGGAAGAGACCCATGTCCTGTGTTTGCCGCTAATGTGTTGTTAGTACATAGATGACATTTTGAGCCTCAGCAAACCTAAAAGAAATAGCACTCGAATAATAATTTACCTCATTGCGTATAAGTTACATAAATAGTTTAATGTATAGGGGCGCAGACAAGTTGTTCGTGGTGTCTCGCGCTTGTGTGATGGTTTGCTGGATCGGCAGCGAGCGTTGTGTTGTGTTGGACGCAATGGGCGCTTCCCCGGCCTGCAGCGTACTCGCGGACGGACATCGTCTTACCGTTGCCACCACTAATGTATGTATACTCACTGTTGCCACCACTAATGTATGTATACTCACGACAAGGTTTGTAGCTGTTAGCCAGCTGGAGAGTTCTACCAGTTGATGGGATTAACAGTCCAAACAGATACACCAAGGGATGGGAGAGAGTTCAAATGCTCGCCAAGAGTCGGGCCTAGGGCTATCTGACTGagtgacgtcagaaatcggggctaACACAACAATTGATACTTTTTAGCTCGAGGAAACCGAAATTCCGCGGAATTTgtaaacaacaataaaacaaaataccaaACGAATGTTACTAGAAGTCCGTTCTAACAGAACGGAAAAATGACCGAGCAGTTGCCGATTCCGTGGAATAgtcgaaggtttttttttccaatacgGACATATACTTTAGGCTTTGGCAATAAATATAGTCCTATTTTCAATGGAATTAGTAAATTGTTCGGGTATTTTTGAGTTTTGTCTGTACTGACGTGTATATCCGATTCAGACATTTACTAAAGGCTTTGGGAATAAATATAGTAGTCCTATTTTGCGTGGAGTCAGTTGGAAATTGTTGGGGTATTTTTTAGTTTGGTCTGTACTGACCTTTAGTCCCCGTAACTACACAGCTACAGCTCGAATCATATATGCATTTTAGGCCATTTATTGCTACACAACCGACGGCCGCGGTCCGTGTTACGCCCTTGAAGGAGAAAAGCTCAGACTGAACTGGTTCCGAAGTTATTTAGTCATCACCACAAACGAGACTTCGAACAAAGCTTCGAGTTCCGCAACCACGCCAAAACTAAACCACCTAACCATACTGGACATACAGAACAAATTTATCGTATTCTCAAAGTCCTTCGAAGAAATTGACGCAGTTTTGACAGAGTGGGgctctttttatatattaacaaagaaaaaagagATGATATTTTTGGACGAAAAAGATCTGCAGTCAAAATTGTCTATGCTGTTTAAGAAGAATTTGTATGACGTGGCTATAAGAACAGCTAGTAGCCAGCATTACGATATTGAAGGGCTGATGGAGATATATAAGCAGTACGGTGACCATTTATATAGCAAGGTaagtaaggtttttttaaatattcgatgtcaagttattcaaatatcaaatcgatcaaattcaaattcaaaattcatttgttttaagtaggcctacttttgaaacgtcaagcatgtatgtttgtagtgactctaccgccggttaggagagcagattctaccgagaagagtcggcaagaaactcaatagttgctcttttccaacatcaacatttcaaatattttttacatcttgcgggagatgagatgACCTCAGTTGCTCATACATAGCGCTATAGGGAGTCTTAAGGTGAAAGCTAGCCAACTATGGCTAAGGCAGTAAGTTTTAGTGGGGACTTCAACTAGATTGATCCTGGCATTGACTTGGCGGGAGGGGGAGGATCCCAAGGCCAATTTCAGTCCAGTCTGTTTCAGTCAAGTCCCCACTGTTATTGAAAAACAGGTGAAAAATTATTGTCTCTGGACGTTTGGCTGATGTGAAACATTTCAGTTTAatatattggaaataaaatgGTCTACGTGATACACAAACAAGCTTGTCGAGAGTTGTCGCATGACGGCACAAGAGGGCGTTAAGTCGTTTGCCGTGACGGCCATAGTTGTTTAtaacaaaaatgtaattaatttgtcTCCGTTCCATAGGAGTAAAAagtaaactttataatattcctGCAGGGTGATCTCAAAGGAGCAATAGACCAGTACGTTAAAACGATAGGATGGCTGGAAACCTCATACGTAATCCGTAAATACCTCGAATCGAGACACTTGGAACCGCTAGTCCAGTATTTAGAGGTCCTCCATAAGAAAGGATGCGCGACAGAAGACCACACGACACTGTTGCTAACTTGCTACGTGAAGATCGACCAACACGATCAACAAGGAAAGCTAAAAGAATTCATCAATTCCAAGGACAAGGCGATCGATTTTGACGTGGATGTCGCTATCAAGGTTTGTATGTTACACAAATAATATCGTATCATCCCTTAACAATGTTTCCGGTAaggcatcatcatcaacccatttccggcccacaacagggcacaggtctccgctcagaatgagaaaggccacgctggccatgtgcggattagTAGGCCAAAATTATCCCTTAGTAACTCCTCATTAGAAGTTTAGCAACTTATTTCTTACCATTTATAGGTGGTACGTCAAGTAAGCGTGGACGACGCGCTCTCCTTGGCAGGTAACCATAAACGCCACGACTGGTACCTCAAAATGGTCATAGAAGACAAGAAGGAATTCAAACAAGCACTGTCATATATAGCCAATCTCGAGTATGAGGACGCCGATATGTTTATGAAGAAGTACGGCCATAAATTAATCCAGAACGAGCCTGAAGAGAGCACTAAACTTCTGAAGCGTGAGTTAATTTAGACTTATGTCCGGTTCcttgaaatgaaaataagtcTATAGTTCTACAACTTTTTAATCCGgtaaattcaaatcaaatccaAATCAAAATCCGGCCAATGCACATAATTTTGCGAATAGCGCTTCTATACTAAGTGATTTTTTTCGTATAAAGTCGACATTTAATATATCTGAGTGTCAAGTGTCGGATTATCTACCTGCGTTTATATAATCGACCGCGTGAAACtcaactacgatttatatggaatcgaaatagcgccatctagtgacagttctgtttcccagtattgaaACTAGagctctttcgataccatataagtCGTAGTAAACTTTCACaattgaataagtaaacgtatatagaaaatctcacacttggcactccgATCTACAGGAACaccaaatattcaaataatttaagttttaataaggAAGCTTATCAAATTAAGTTAGTCAAGCAACCGCAATTAAAATGATACCGCCTGCGCACCGCGCCGCTGTCACCCTATGTAGGATGCTTCTTGTAAgcaaactattaattaaattttcttaaattttatggtCCATTACTTTTTAGAAATGTGTCCCTTTATACCTACAtaacgtgttaatgaaaaaaagaaataatacttcagaggctatattggtacattatttactttctctCAGACTTGTCTGTGAAATCGAAATGCGGATactttttgataaaacactgttatagtttttactgaaagaaatcagatacagccctaacatcatgcaaaattaaaatcaagtaactcctgtcattttattagcTACGCGTCGCGTATCGCATAATGTAGGtatcagtcttttatcttcaatagggttcgtttattatttattcttattataattaGGAATTCGTTTGTACagagaaataaatatgctacttttgatttaatatatttacagggaTGTTTATGGACCCACATTACAGggacccttcaacagtatttccgAATtgcgttacacgttgtatatttctGAATATAATAGTAAACCTTGGACACATTAATTAGGTCACTGTggtgtgatataaaaataatgttttttttcaatatttccaGTTCTCTGCACGGACTACAAACCACGCGATCGTCTATTAGTAGACGAGAACTCATTATCCGGTGGATTCACGGAACCGGACCGGTCGTATCCGGACGATTTCATACACATGTTCCTCAGCAACTCAGAGAGGCTCATAGATTTCTTGGAGCACATGATCTCTGTCGACTCCAAGTGCACCATTTTGGTTTACAACGCCCTCATCGAACATTATATACATGTTTGGTCAGTATTTCccggttttttaattattgtaaacaaGGGTATATCCCCAACCTGcccccaatccgcactgggccagcgtggtggtaaCGTCCGTTCTGCCCAAGGGTCAGAGGGAGCTAAAAAAAAAGGGAAAGAACCTGTGACCTCCCAAGGTatagtcgagctcctacccaatatCACCGCCTATTTGCTGTTAacgtacaaattattttatgtcattatcatcatatcaacccattaccggccacgggtctccccccacagtTAAACCCTtctaaggccgcagtccaccacgctaacccAGTGCGAATAGGTGGACCATTTGATGTGACTGACGACTATATAACAATACTCAGTTTAGGTTAGGCTAACCTGAGTATATAGTGATGCCAGAACTACTTCAAGTGTGGTCatttttatggaacaataaaattatttttatctgtttatatttatctttaggGTTAATCGAAAAGTGCTAAAACAACCAAAAATAaggttttgtataattttattagtgttttacctacacttagaggaattatcaaatttataaatttatgattATAGATGACGCTATAGTCGCAATGAGACTGATGTAAAGGCatttactaatttcggcatcgacggtaggagagccgtagcttaattggataaatcgctcaggccgcgattgtcagagaggttcaaatcctgtcgtttccgaaaatttttatatgcattttaaattatataaatttaagaataaGGTTCTTACAAATTTTCGGTCCATACACTTGttgttaagattaaaaaaaaattgtaaacttaTCATACGCTTTTTAGGGCGAAGTCACCAGaaagtgataaaaaaacttatgagcaaaaaatattaacaatactGAAGGACCCCGATGCAAATTTCGACCGCGACCAAATACTTATCATATGCCAGATGCTGGGATTCCAAGCGGGAATATTGCATTTATATGAAGACATTAAGTTGTAAGTACTAAAAATTATGTAACTTATAGTACTATAAgtatacaatataattatttgtgtcCTATTTTTTccatataatatattctataacgaatatttttataaatcccgtctAAATCTTTCTCGAGATAAATAGTAACCTATGTTCACCTTTAGAAAGCGGTAAAATATATGTGCGGTTAAGTCAAATGGGTACATAACAAATATCAAAAGTTAAGTGAAACGCGTACAAACCTTTTATTTTCCCTGGATTAAACGTAGATATCTCATTGTAGATATCTAACGCAGTAGTAGTTGGGctgtacaaatataataaataaatcaataaatatatgacaatacacacatcgccatctagccccaaagtaagcatagtttgtaatatgggtactaagagagctgatgaatatttttttatgaatataatgtacataaatacttatagtatacagataaacgatacaaataattttattattttgtattccactacttgactgcaatcccaccttctggtaagttatgatgtagGCTAAGGTGGCAACAGGGTACCTTGATAGGTGAATAGATCCCATCAAGGCCCATAATAGACACAACCTAAATACTATACAAAACCAAAACACAATTAAACAAGAAACAATATATACAggatataacataaatacaaaacaaataatacgaAAACATAAGAAGGGATTTTTGGTCACACTTCCCTATAGCGACGGTACACAATGACCTCAGGCCAAAAGTTAGTTATACCCTTAAAAAGGCGTATGATGTATGGGATAGTAGTGAGATTCctttaatgcaattttaatttcCTTAGATGGCGTGCCCAAGTGGCGTTACATCTGCGGTCGGGTGACGCGGAGCGTGCGTTAAGCGTGTGTCGTAAACGCGGAGCCGCGTGTCCGAGGCTATGGCTCGACGTACTTTGGGCACCGCCGCCTCCGTCGTGTCTGCCTGAATTACTGCACGTTGCGGGTGAGTATATTTTTTCAGTGAAACTTCATCGGCTGCCATTAGATATTACTGAAAGTTAAATTTCAAGGTCACATTTAGCCACATTTCTTGAGAGTCGAGAACTGCATAAGATCGGAGAAAGATAACACATAGAGGGTAAGAGTGTCTATCTATTACAAATTGCGCATTCGCGATTGTCGTACGCATGCGTGAATGTCGTACGCATGCGCGATCTTCGTACGCATAGGTGATTGTCGTACGCATGCGTGATTGTAGTTTTTTAACCTAttcgtattatttaaaaaatcacgcTAGTAAAGTAAATAAGATGTTACATCTTACGTTTCagtgtttatacatatttaaatccACTACCCTTGttgaaaataaattctttaaccTGCTTTCCTAACCTGATTTCAGAGTAACTTCAGACATACAAATTTGATATTTCAAAATTGCATTTAAAGGATAAGatgtttttcaaataatttaatttgtattgttATTAACTAACTGTATCCTAAAGGTTTACGTACTTTTATTAGTAtctgttatattgttttttttttagctacTGAAAAACTCTTGTCACCTATCCAAGTCATCGATTGCTTGGCGAGCACATCAAACTATACACTTGGAGACGTTAGgaagtaagtataatattatataatgaatAACGTAATGAATAAGAAATAAcgtattatttatagatatattatctaacttatgcattggcaggtccaaaattacctcgagaatcagattataaaagcatatactcaatcccacaaatgacttctgcacctatCCCAAAAGATATGCAGATGTAACTTATGTTCATTTCGAGTAAGGcagttgtttatatccacttttcgtttataaagagttCAGTAAAGTAAAATGAAACAGAAATCCTTACATATAATGCTTTCAAGAACGAGTGCAGGTAACCCAATGCGGTAGCACCGCTTAAGACCTAATTACTTATTGATAATTTCGATTGACAAATGGTTTTGAATTCGAACTTaactacaataataaataccttGTAGGTATTTGATGGACGTCTTAAAGTCCGAAGATGACGTCATCACGAGGGAACGAGACTTGGCAGCGAAATATAAATCCGAAATCGAGAAGATGAAAGCCCAGATCAAGGTGATCCAGTATGAGCCAGTGACCTTCCAAAGCTCCCGTTGCGCAGCTTGCAACAAACTTCTGGAACTACCCTCCGTGCATTTCCTCTGCCAGCATTCCTACCACCAAGAGTAAGTTTTAAACTGAACTTAACTAATGTCTCGAATTATTTGCTTACTATGCTACGTAATACGCTCGTGTGAACAtatatacccagacactgaaaatgattcatgttcatc
The sequence above is a segment of the Pararge aegeria chromosome 17, ilParAegt1.1, whole genome shotgun sequence genome. Coding sequences within it:
- the LOC120630811 gene encoding vacuolar protein sorting-associated protein 11 homolog translates to MAFLEWRRFTFFDIHKNIDSGKIAECLQDTSVSVATSGNNHVVLCDVTGWAHLVSRSWEITSFKAYDLTVTLGQQLPHDPYLVTIGEDEAGVTPLIKVWDWSRVDRHGNPKCVRTSRAVPSHMYPTQATALAVHDNKNLLAVGFQDGSVTLYRGDITRQRSGKMKTLPDTGSSPITGLAFKGADKLFVVSRACVMVCWIGSERCVVLDAMGASPACSVLADGHRLTVATTNAIYCYTTDGRGPCYALEGEKLRLNWFRSYLVITTNETSNKASSSATTPKLNHLTILDIQNKFIVFSKSFEEIDAVLTEWGSFYILTKKKEMIFLDEKDLQSKLSMLFKKNLYDVAIRTASSQHYDIEGLMEIYKQYGDHLYSKGDLKGAIDQYVKTIGWLETSYVIRKYLESRHLEPLVQYLEVLHKKGCATEDHTTLLLTCYVKIDQHDQQGKLKEFINSKDKAIDFDVDVAIKVVRQVSVDDALSLAGNHKRHDWYLKMVIEDKKEFKQALSYIANLEYEDADMFMKKYGHKLIQNEPEESTKLLKLLCTDYKPRDRLLVDENSLSGGFTEPDRSYPDDFIHMFLSNSERLIDFLEHMISVDSKCTILVYNALIEHYIHVWAKSPESDKKTYEQKILTILKDPDANFDRDQILIICQMLGFQAGILHLYEDIKLWRAQVALHLRSGDAERALSVCRKRGAACPRLWLDVLWAPPPPSCLPELLHVAATEKLLSPIQVIDCLASTSNYTLGDVRKYLMDVLKSEDDVITRERDLAAKYKSEIEKMKAQIKVIQYEPVTFQSSRCAACNKLLELPSVHFLCQHSYHQDCFQMYSESEHECPSCVTSAGRNRASMPPPPAAEQLHSRLHADLDPFTVVSEYFGRGLFNKVTVVTETPEQSVTPPGSTLAPAPAVAPVSAPVVAPVAAPVAAPVTLQTYGPGAEAKLRLQEGQSKQVFVPNTAKQVAPQGTSVIPVPEGRMRLLEQQQYASSLEANLTRLLPKVQSSFDSPLPVRKAVARKPQNISTAIANDARNPFDEGYDEAKNPFADEDNNDTNNPFGEDDDYDKNLNPFA